DNA from Deltaproteobacteria bacterium:
CCGCACTGCTGCGGGAAGACCTCGATGAACGTTTCCGTTTTGACGGTCGTAACCGTCGTCCCCCCCAGGACCGGCTCAATGCCTTGCTGAGTTTTGGCTACGCGCTGCTCTATCGTGATGTCCTTCAGGCCATTATCACCGTTGGCTTAGAACCAGCCTTTGGCTTCTTTCACCGCCCCCGCTCGGCAGCGCATCCGCTCGCACTTGATCTGATGGAATTGTTTCGTGTGCCGTTATGGGATTTGCCGATGATCGCTTCTGTCAATCGCTTGCAATGGGATGCGGATGCTGACTTCACTTGTGCGGGTAAACAAGTCTGGCTCAGTGATCTTGGTCGTAAGAAAGCCATCGAAATATACGAACGGCGCAAAGAGGACCAGTGGAAACATCCAGTTACTGGGTATTCACTGTCTTATGCACGACTGATTGAGCTGGAGACCCGTCTCCTTGAGAAAGAGTGGAGCGGCGAGCCAGGACTGTTTGCGCGCATGCGGCTGAGGTGAACGATGGCAGAACAACGCTACTGGTATCTCATCTGTTATGACATCCGTGAGCCGAAACGCTGGCGCCGCTGCTTCAAGCTGCTCAAAGGGTACGGAGAAAGCTTGCAGTACTCCATTTTTCGTTGTCGTTTAACCAAACGGGAGTTAGAACGGCTGCGCTGGGAACTCGAAACCGAACTTGCGGAAGAAGATAGCTTGATGCTCGTCGGCCTTTGCCCCGGCTGTTCAAAACGTATCATCGCTCGCAACGCTAAAGAGGAGTGGGTACAAGAGCAACCGCATTTTCAGTCTTATAGCTGTTCCATGTCAACGCAGAGAATTCATGCACCGAACGCTGTGTGAGTCTAGCGTGAGACGAAATTAAGCTAACGGCTGAGGTTCTTTGAAAAAAAGAGAGTTTGCGAGAAGGACCAAGTCCATGCATGAAAAAACTGAAATGCGGTAGCCGCGTTAGACTGCGTAGAAAACAGAAGCAATGGCCCTAACAAGAAAACGAACTGAGGTACTTGCCAGGTTAAGAAGAAACAGGAGAGAAAACAGATAGTTACAAATGAGCCGTGAATTTCCCTGTGATGCCGCAAGGCGTTGAGCACACCAGAATCGTGCGGTGATGGGACTGGTGTTCACGGTGTGAATTTCCCTGTGATGCCGCAAGGCGTTGAGCACCCAAAAGGATGGAACTTAACGACTGGATTCTCTACGTGAATTTCCCTGTGATGCCGCAAGGCGTTGAGCACAAGTTCAAATACCGCTCGAAAGAGTTTTTCTTGTATGTGAATTTCCCTGTGATGCCGCAAGGCGTTGAGCACATTCCATCCAAATTCCCCGCAATCAATTCCCCTCGTGAATTTCCCTGTGATGCCGCAAGGCGTTGAGCACGTGATGGGACAGTTCTCCCCCCCATGCTCTAGAATGTGAATTTCCCTGTGATGCCGCAAGGCGTTGAGCACGCACGCTCCATCGTGCGTTCGTTCATGACAACGATGGTGAATTTCCCTGTGATGCCGCAAGGCGTTGAGCACGTAGAGAAGCAGTGCGCGGCGTATCCGGCGCAGCTTGTGAATTTCCCTGTGATGCCGCAAGGCGTTGAGCACGTCGGCGCTGCGTTCCGTATGCAGCTTGGCGACATGTGAATTTCCCTGTGATGCCGCAAGGCATTGAGCACACCCGCTCCAGCGTTGCCCGCGCGTGTCCATCGACGTGAATTTCCCTGTGATGCCGCAAGGCGTTGAGCACACCGATCGTACGCCGTGGAACTCGTTCTTCAGCATGTGAATTTCCCTGTGATGCCGCAAGGCGTTGAGCACCTGTTCACGAGAGACGTACGAACCTCTTCCTTCACGTGAATTTCTCTGTGATGCCGCAAGGCGTTGAGCACATTTCTTGTTCCTGAAATCCGTCATACAACAAGCCGTGAATTTCTCTGTGATGCCGCAAGGCGTTGAGCACGTATCACCGTGGTATCGAGAAGGTCTGGAGGAGAGGTGAATTTCTCTGTGATGCCGCAAGGCGTTGAGCACTCTTCGAGGCTCTTCGTCATTTCCTGTAAACCCAGTGAATTTCTCTGTGATGCCGCAAGGCGTTGAGCACCGGCACGTCATTTTAATAACCCTTTCGTGATGGAGGTGAATTTCTCTGTGATGCCGCAAGGCGTTGAGCACGTTAACGTAGATGGGCAGGTTGTCACAATCACGTGTGAATTTCTCTGTGATGCCGCAAGGCGTTGAGCACTTGCGCTCTCCGGCGTAATATAACAGACCGTTAGGGTGAATTTCTCTGTGATGCCGCAAGGCGTTGAGCACAAGGGGGTCCAAGGCAAAGGCGGAAAGTACGCCTCCCGTGGTGAATTTCTCTGTGATGCCGCAAGGCGTTGAGCACATCAGGCGCAACCTGGCCCGGCCATATAGTGGTGAGTGAATTTCTCTGTGATGCCGCAAGGCGTTATATTTTCTTACCAAATTCCCTTCCTCCTAAATTTTCCCCTGTCTGGCCGATAAATTCTCACAGCATTTCAAATCTCACTTCGGTCAGTGGGGGACGGAGGAAATCTTTATGTGTCGTTTGTTTGTGTTTGCTGTCGCAGCGATGGTGATCGTCTCTGCATCGTGGGCTCAGGCGGGATTCTCAACTTCAATCATCAAACCAACGCCAGTGGGCGCGAACGGCGTGATTAGTGACGCGTTCCCTGCCGCAGAAACGACCTATTATTTCACGGTCGATGCGCAACCTGGGACCTTACTTACGCAGATCTCCTATCAAGGCCGTGAGGGCGCCGACCAAGCGTTGGAGTTCGCGTTGCTGAACGAGAGCGGCAAGAAAGGCGAGTGGTATTGGATTCACGGCTCGGGTGCCGTCGAAGAGGCGACACGCAGTTTTCCCATCGATAAAAAGGGGAGACAGGTTGTGAGTCTGACCGTGAAAGGGCCGGAAACCGGTGGCTTTCGTGTCGAGCTAGGCGGCTCTGCGTTAAACGGAACCGTGACCAACGCGCAGCAAGTGCACAACGGGCTCTCACGATCGATCTTCACTCCGACCCCGGTCGCCGAGACTGGTGTCATTGCCGGTGCACTTCCTGGCACTAACACGAAGGCAACGTACTACTTCGTCATTCGTCCAAAAGCCGGGGACTTGCTGACGCAGATTTCTTATAAAGGGCGCAAAGGAGCACGCAAGGAGTTAACGCTGCAGCTACTCGACACAGACGCGCGCGGTGCGGATTGGTACTGGATTCATGGCTCTGACCCACAAGAAGAAAGCACCCGGAGTTTTCCTATTGATAATAGTGGAGAAAAGCTTCTGCGCGTCACTGTGCAAGGGCCGGAGAGTGATCGTTTCTGTGTTCTCCTCGGTGGCACCGCACTACCAACAAATGGTGACCAAGACTGTTGGCCTGCAGCACAGAGTGGCGCGGGAAAGCGTCAAACGGAAAACACCGCGACGACTGATCTGCGTGCCGCCAAGATCGACGTGGTCGAGTCCAAGTGCGAGCAACGGCTTCGCATTGGCGCCGATGTGCTCTTCGATTTCGATAAATCCGAGACTCGTCGTGAAGCAGCACCAACGCTTGACGCCGCGGCGAAGCATCTGCGCGCTTCGCAACATGCCGCTCGCGTCGAGGGCCACACCGATGGCAAAGGAGCCGATGCGTACAATCAGCCTCTGAGCGAGAAACGCGCGGCCTCAGTACGCAACTATCTCGTGCAACATGGTGTCGCCAGCGATCGCATCACCAGTATGGGATTCGGCAAGACACGTCCGATCTCTGCGAATACCAATTCTGACGGGTCAGATAATCCTGAAGGGCGACAACAAAATCGTCGCGTGGAACTTGTCATTGACACCTGTGCGCAGACGGCAAGCGTGGGGCGGTAAACTGGTCTCCGCCACAAGTGGTTGACCTCACCCCTCTCCCCTCTCCATGACTGGAGAGGGGAACTCGAACGGTGTACCGAACACACCTGCGACTCGCAATCCGCCGTTCTCCAACCTTGAACAACTCCATCATTGAGCCTCATTCCGCTTTTGGCTATGGTGACCGCCGGAACAGGGAGGTCGCATCGTGGCTCAACGTGCAGGCTCACCATCTCAGTCTATTCGTCTCGGTTTCTGGGCACCGGTCTATGGCAATTGGATTTTTTCCAAACAGCCGGACACGCACAATGCGTCGTTCGACTATACTCGCCGTTTGACAACGCTGGCGGAAGATATTGGCTTTGCCACGTTGCTTCTCGCAGAGCATACCTTCAATCCGTTCGACCCGGAGAGTGATCAGCTCGAAACCTGGACCTCTACCGCTGGTCTCGCCACGATCACCAAGCATATTGAGCTGATGCCAGCCGTTCGTCCAACGTTCAAACATCCGGTGCTAACCGCCAAGATGGCCGGCAACATCGATCAGATGAGCGGTGGCCGCATGGCGATCAATTTGGTTTCTGGTTGGTGGCAGAAAGAAAGTGATGCGATGGGGATCGCAAGTCTTCCCCACGACGATCGCTATCAACGCTCAACAGAGTATTTGACCATTCTCAAAGGTTTGTGGACGCAGCCGCACTTCAGTTTCTCTGGTCAGTATTATCAGGTAAATGATATCACCCTGGCGCCTTTCCCTCTTCGCAAACCACATCCACGCATCTATCTGGGTGGTGAGTCAGACATCGCCCAACGACTCGCGGCTCAATTGGCAGATGAGTATCTCATCAATGGCCGTCCGGTCGCAGAAACACAACAGCTCATTGACCATGTACGACCATATGCCGCGGAGTGCGACCGTCACTTACAGTTTGGCATTAGTGCGTTCGTCATCTGCCGCAAGACAGAAGCAGAAGCGTGGGCCGCACATGCGCGTCTTCACACTCTCCGCGCGGAAGAAATGATTCCCGGTGTTGATCGTAAAGTGCAGATGATTCGCACCTACGCCTATCGTCCTGGCGCGGTGGGCTCGAATGGTGGTACTGATGCAGGGTTAGTCGGCACCGCGCAACAGATCGCTGATCGCCTGCGGGCGTTTCGTGATGTCGGAGTCACAACGTTCCTGCTGCAGTTTCACCCAATGTTAGAGGAGATGCAGCGGTTTGGCGAAGAAGTCGTTCCGTTGTTGGAGCAAGCTGGCGTGTGGCAGCGTCCATAACACAGCGTAAAACAGGAGGACAACAATGAAAGCCTTAGTATTCCTTGGCATCGGCAAGGTGGGAGTGGTCGAGAAACCCATTCCTGACCCAGGCCCCAACGATGCGATCATCAAAACGACCGCGTCGCTCATTTGTACGTCTGACGTGCATACCGTACGCGGAGTCATTGAGATTCCCAGTGGTCGTGGTCTCGGACACGAAAGCGTCGGTGTCGTCTACAAGCGTGGCGCCAATGTCACTCGCTGCAAAGAAGGCGACCGTGTCGCCGTGTGCGCGATTACCCCCTGTGGTCATTGCGAGAATTGCCAACGCGGCTTCACGTCGCAATGTGGCGGCATGCTCGGTGGCTACAAATATACCACCCAGCGCGACGGTAACCTCTCGGAGTATTTCTTCGTCAACGATGCTGACTACAACCTGGCACCAATTCCTAAAGCGCTGAGCGACGAACAAGCAACCTATACCACAGACATGCTCACTACCGGTTTGGCGGGCGCTGAAAATGCCAAGATTCCACCCGGCGGTACGGTTGCCGTCTTTGCCCAAGGTCCGGTGGGCCTCGCGGCGACAATGATGTCCCGCCTTCTCGGCGCTGGATTAGTCATTGCCGTAGAATCCAAAGCTGATCGTAAAGCTCTCGCCAAGAAGCTTGGCGCTGATGTTGTTGTTGATCCGACACAAGGTGACGTGGTCGAACAGATTCGCCAACTCACCGGCGGTGAAGGAGTTGATTCAGCAATCGAAGCCCTGGGTCATCCGGTCACGTTCGAGAATTGCATTAAAGCGACACGTCCTGGGGGAGTCATCTCAAATGTCGGCTATCACGGCGAAGCCGGGAATACCTTACAGATCCCTCTGCCGGATTTCGGTTTAGGAATGGGCGACAAGCAGATTCGCACGGCGCTGTGCCCCGGCGGGCGTGAGCGGATGATGCGCTTGCTACGACTCATGGAAAGTGGTCGTCTTGATCCAACACCGATGACAACACATCGCTTGCCGTTCTCACAAGTTGAGAAGGCGTTTCATATGATGGAGACGAAAGAGGACAATATCGTCAAACCGTTGATCACGTTTTAATAGGCAACCTACAAGGAGTTCTCTATGGCCTTTTACCAACTCGATCCCGAAGTTACCCCGCAAGCCGTGGGTATGGATAACGCAACGGTCAACAAGATTGCGGCGATGTTCCGCACCGAAGTCGAGTCAGGAAAATTGTTTTGGGGTGCGCAGCTCGCCATTTACCGGCGTGGTAAAAAGGTGCTCGACATTGGTGGTGGACTCGCACGTGCGAGTGATCAGAAACCGGTGACACCAGAGACGATGTTCGTGCTCTATTCGTCGACCAAAGGGCTCGCGGCACTCGCGATGCACCTGCTGCGCGATCGTGGTCGCTTTCAGTATGACGATCTCGTTTCTCGCTACTGGCCAGAATTTACGCGCAACGGCAAAGAGCACGCTACCATCACGCATGTTCTCGGTCATCGCGTGGGAAATACGGTCGGACCGGACTGGCTGACACATAAATTGTGGGGCGACCGTCAGAAATGCGCGCAGGCAATGGAAGAGTTGACACCACGCTGGACGCCAGGGGAAGCGAATGGCTACCACCCGCTCAACTACGGCTTCATGATTAACGAGCTGCTGTTACGCATCGACGGACGAGATTGTGGCCGCCTCCTCAAAGATGAAATCTTCGCTCCGTTAGGATTGAACAGCGTGTTTGTCGGATTGCCGGAGTCAGAAGAAGCGAGAGTTGCGTGCGTCTATGAGGCACCATCAGATCGTGACTCGATCTCACAAATGGCGACACTGATGGGTTTCACTCCCGATGAGGAATACTTTGCTTTTCAGCGGTCACTCAATTTTGACGAAAAAGTCGCGGCAGCGTCGTTACCATTTCCCGAAGCAGCCAACATTTTTAATCGCCCAGAAGTTCATCGTGCGGTGATTGCTGGTGGCGGGGGAATCGCATGCGCTCGCGACATGGCAAAAATTTATGCCATGCTTGCACAAGAAGCACAGTGGAAAGGGAAACGGTATCTTTCGACAGAAACCTTGCAACGCTCAATCTTGCCAACGAACGAACCAGGGGCGATCGATCGATCACTTCGCATTCCTATCATCTATGGCTTGGGGTGGATGCTGGGACATCTCGCCCGCGGCGCGAGTTTGCGCACCTTTGGTCATCCGGGCAAAGGTGGGCAGACATGCCTGGCCGATCTTGATCGCGAGTTGTCGTTCTCGTTTCTCAACACGGGCCAGAAGGATTATGTTGAGTTTGCCAAGTTTTCGACGGAATTGGTTTCGCTGGCCTTTGATGCGTGTCGATGACTTCCGCGTATGCTATTCGTACATTGCCTGAAACGCCTACTAAGCGTGTCAGCCTAAGCGAAGCGAAGAATCTCTCTGCGAACCCCTTCACGGAGTTTATCCTGAGCGTCGTCGAAGGGTTCAGAGTGACAATCTTAGCAGGCCTCGCTGCTCCACGTTGATGATCATGAAACATGCCCTCCTCATATTCTGTTCTTGGTGGTTCAACCTCGCTGCTGCCCATGCATCCGCCGACCCAGAATTCGGCATCCGCTTGTTCAACGACAAACAGTGGACCTCCGCACAGCAGTTTTTCGAGTCGTTTACCGCCAAGCACCCAACCGATGCCATCGGGGCCTTTTACTTGGGGCGTACCCTATTCGAGCAGCAACAGTACGAAGGTGCCGTCGAGTGGTTAGAAAAAGCCACCCTTATCGACAGCGTGAACTCCCAATATCACCTTTGGTTGGGTCGGGCGTATGGCTATAGCGCGCAACGGGCTAGCATTCTGTGGCAATTTCCTCTCGCTCGCAAAGTGAAGATCCACTTTGAGAAAGCAATTGAGCTTGATCCTGATAATATCGATGCCCGCGCTGATTTAACTGAGTACTACCTCAAAGCTCCTCGCATTCTCGGTGGCGGCAAGGAAAAAGCCGAAGCGCAGGCCCATGAAATTAGTCGGCGGAATCTCCAAGAAGGCTTACGGGCATGGCGGATGATTGCCGCAGAAAGTGCCCAGGAGTACGTTCACGCTGAGCAGGAACAGCAACCCCTAGAGCAGGAAACAACTGCCGAGAAAGGCGTTCTCCCATGAGCATCACTCACAATTACGTACAAACCAACGGTATCCGTATGCACGTGGCCGAAGCTGGCAGTGGGTTTCCGGTGCTTCTGTGTCACGGCTTTCCTGAATTGTGGTACTCCTGGCGGCATCAGCTGACCGCACTGGCCGATGCTGGATTTCGTGCCATTGCTCCAGATCAACGCGGCTATGGCGAAACAGATGCACCACAGCCCATTGATGCCTACAGTATTCATCACCTTGTCGGCGATCTCACTGGCTTACTTGATGCACTAGAGATCGACAAAGCGGTGATCGTCGGTCACGATTGGGGAGGACTCGTGGTGTGGCAAATGGCACTGCTCGCACCCCAGCGCGTTGCAGGAGTTGTCGGCGTCAATACCCCGTTCTTCCCGCGACTGCCCATCTCACCTCTGACAGCGATGCGTGCCACATCACAAGGGAACTTCCATTACATTTTGTATTTTCAAGAACCTGGAGTTGCAGAGGCGGAGTTAGAACGTGATGTCCGCCGCTCGTTACGCGGGTTTTATCAAGGGCCGAATCGCGAGGCGATGGAATTGCTTCGGAACACGCCGCTTGGTGTTTTTGGCCCGGCTGGCGGTGGGTTGCTTGATCGGTTACCGGATGCCCCGCACGGTAACTTCCTCACACCAGAAGACTTCGGAGTCTTTGCCAATGCCTTCACAAAAAGTGGGTTTCGCGGCGGGCTCAACTGGTACCGCAATTTTGACCGTAACTGGGAAACCACGGCGTACCTCAACAATGCCAAGGTTCTGCAGCCAGCGCTGATGGTTACCGCAGAACTGGATGTGGTTTTACGCCCAGAATTAGCGGTCGGTATGGACAGATGGGTGCCGAACTTGCGACGCACAGTGTTGATCGAAGGTTCAGGCCATTGGACACAACAAGAAAAACCTGACGCCGTGAACGCGGCGTTGTTGGAGTTTTTGCGGGAGTTTCTTGGCACCAGATAATAGAGCCTCGATCAAGCTACCCTGGAAACCTCGGCCCATAACAATCACCGCGCCATAAAGAGTATAGTCGCATCGGACTCAAGCAGTGCAGCACTCTCGTTCTTATGCAGAGATTGCTTCGTCGCTTTCACGCCTCGCAATGACTTATGCGGGTTCTCAATACTCCCTATCCATTGCGCCGTTCATGCTTCGACAGGCTCAGCACGAACGGCGAGATTACTCCAGCGGAAGGAAGCGTGAAAAAGCAGGAAGGTTGCGCACCAAAGCTTCGGCCCGGATTTCCTCCTTGAGGTAGAGTTGGACATACACATCAAGTGTCTCCGTTGGCGATGCAGACTGCCACACCAGTGGCAACGATCCGAGCGTAAGAATCCGGTCTAGGTCAAAATCTTTCGCCAGTTCTTCAGGAAGCAGTGGAAACATCTGCTTCCGTAACGCCCGTCCCGCCAGTAGATTCACACCAGCTTGTTTCAACTTGCGCGCACTCAATCCTAACAATACGAACCGCAATTTCTTTTCTTCGATAAGAAGATGGACATAATTCAAGAGTGTGGGAATACGTTGTATCTCATCAACAATGACCCAGCTCCCTCGTGGCAATCCTTCTAATTCGAGACGGAATAGCGTGGGGTTTGGCAGGATGTTCTGGTAGACCCCTTCGTCGAGCAGGTCGATGCGATGAGCGCGGGGAAATACCCGCCGCGCCCAGGTACTCTTTCCTACACCACGCATGCCAAAGAGAAAAAAGCTTTGTTTGGGAGGAGAAAGAACTCTTGCGTACTCTTGCTCTGCCATAGTGCCGTAAAAAAACGCCGCAAATTTACCTCAAGGTAGCAGCGTGTTGAGAGTGCAGCAAGACGCAAGAAATTGCGGATTGCGGATGAGTAACACTTGAATTCTCCTTGTCCCTCATTCCACAGTCCACAATCGCCAATCCGCGATCCCTCTATTTCCCCTGAAACTTCGGCGCGCGTTTTTCAGTCATGGCAGTAATGCCTTCTTTCGCGTCTTCGGTGGTCCAAGTGTAGGCTTGATATTCGGATTCAACTTCGATTGCTGCCTCTAAAAGATCGGCGTCGTTTCTATAAAGCGCGCGTTTGGCAAGCCGCACGGCGATCGGTGCGCTGTTAGTCGCAATTTCTCGCGCGAGTGACATCGCCTCATCCATGACTTTTTCTTGCGGCACCACGCGGTTCACTAAACCCATCGCAAATGCTTCCTCGCCGGTATACAGCTTGCCAGTGAAAATCACCTCACATGCCTTCGCCATGCCGACAATGCGTGGCGTGGTGTAGGTACCTGCCATCCCAGGGTGAATGCCAAGACGCACGAAGTTGAGTCCCATACGTGCGTTAGCAGCAACAACACGCATATCGCATGCGAGTGCGACGCAAAAACCTGCACCAACGGCGGGGCCGTTAATCGCTGCGATCGTCGGAATTTCTAACTGTCTGAGAGCAAGAAATTTTTTATAGAAAACCTTTGGAGCGCTCTGCTTCGAGCCGGCTGTTGTTCGGCTTTGCAAATTGCTCTTGGTGCCGCCGGCACAGAACGCACGTCCAGCACCAGTCAACACCAATACTCGCGCTGAATTATCATCCTTGAGCGAGTGCACGAGTGCCGTGACCTCATCCCCCATCTCCGCGCTCATCGCGTTGAGATTCTCCGGATGGTTAAGGGTCAATGTCACTATGCCATCTTGGCGATCAACAAGAATGTGTTCATACGTGGCCATATCGTCTCCTCCTTTTGCTACTTGATTAGCACAAATAGAAAAGGGCGCGACTCGGCGCGCCCTTCGTTCCTGTTCTCACTACGACTTCACGTCACGGAGCGTTTTCTCTCACCATGAGCGACAGACCCTACGACGTCGTCACTTCTTGTTTCTCTTCTTGTTTTGTTTCTTGTTTGGCCTCTTCTGTGGGCTTCCCTTCTTCTCCACTGGTGCGTTTCGCGCGAACCGGTGCTTCGATCATCACTGCCGCAGGATGCTGTTGAAGGAAATCGATCTTGACTCGCTCAGTATCGATCGCAACATGCCGGTTAATGGTTTCCATAATATCTCGACGCAAGGCTTCCATTTGGTCTGCCGATAGTCCGAGGCGGTCGTACGCCAGGACGATCTGGAGACGCCCTTTCGCCTCGTCCTTGCTTCCTCTAGTTCCGAAGAACCGCTGAACGAGATCTCCC
Protein-coding regions in this window:
- the cas2 gene encoding CRISPR-associated endonuclease Cas2, which gives rise to MAEQRYWYLICYDIREPKRWRRCFKLLKGYGESLQYSIFRCRLTKRELERLRWELETELAEEDSLMLVGLCPGCSKRIIARNAKEEWVQEQPHFQSYSCSMSTQRIHAPNAV
- a CDS encoding OmpA family protein, coding for MCRLFVFAVAAMVIVSASWAQAGFSTSIIKPTPVGANGVISDAFPAAETTYYFTVDAQPGTLLTQISYQGREGADQALEFALLNESGKKGEWYWIHGSGAVEEATRSFPIDKKGRQVVSLTVKGPETGGFRVELGGSALNGTVTNAQQVHNGLSRSIFTPTPVAETGVIAGALPGTNTKATYYFVIRPKAGDLLTQISYKGRKGARKELTLQLLDTDARGADWYWIHGSDPQEESTRSFPIDNSGEKLLRVTVQGPESDRFCVLLGGTALPTNGDQDCWPAAQSGAGKRQTENTATTDLRAAKIDVVESKCEQRLRIGADVLFDFDKSETRREAAPTLDAAAKHLRASQHAARVEGHTDGKGADAYNQPLSEKRAASVRNYLVQHGVASDRITSMGFGKTRPISANTNSDGSDNPEGRQQNRRVELVIDTCAQTASVGR
- a CDS encoding LLM class flavin-dependent oxidoreductase; amino-acid sequence: MVAQRAGSPSQSIRLGFWAPVYGNWIFSKQPDTHNASFDYTRRLTTLAEDIGFATLLLAEHTFNPFDPESDQLETWTSTAGLATITKHIELMPAVRPTFKHPVLTAKMAGNIDQMSGGRMAINLVSGWWQKESDAMGIASLPHDDRYQRSTEYLTILKGLWTQPHFSFSGQYYQVNDITLAPFPLRKPHPRIYLGGESDIAQRLAAQLADEYLINGRPVAETQQLIDHVRPYAAECDRHLQFGISAFVICRKTEAEAWAAHARLHTLRAEEMIPGVDRKVQMIRTYAYRPGAVGSNGGTDAGLVGTAQQIADRLRAFRDVGVTTFLLQFHPMLEEMQRFGEEVVPLLEQAGVWQRP
- a CDS encoding NAD(P)-dependent alcohol dehydrogenase, whose translation is MKALVFLGIGKVGVVEKPIPDPGPNDAIIKTTASLICTSDVHTVRGVIEIPSGRGLGHESVGVVYKRGANVTRCKEGDRVAVCAITPCGHCENCQRGFTSQCGGMLGGYKYTTQRDGNLSEYFFVNDADYNLAPIPKALSDEQATYTTDMLTTGLAGAENAKIPPGGTVAVFAQGPVGLAATMMSRLLGAGLVIAVESKADRKALAKKLGADVVVDPTQGDVVEQIRQLTGGEGVDSAIEALGHPVTFENCIKATRPGGVISNVGYHGEAGNTLQIPLPDFGLGMGDKQIRTALCPGGRERMMRLLRLMESGRLDPTPMTTHRLPFSQVEKAFHMMETKEDNIVKPLITF
- a CDS encoding beta-lactamase family protein, whose product is MAFYQLDPEVTPQAVGMDNATVNKIAAMFRTEVESGKLFWGAQLAIYRRGKKVLDIGGGLARASDQKPVTPETMFVLYSSTKGLAALAMHLLRDRGRFQYDDLVSRYWPEFTRNGKEHATITHVLGHRVGNTVGPDWLTHKLWGDRQKCAQAMEELTPRWTPGEANGYHPLNYGFMINELLLRIDGRDCGRLLKDEIFAPLGLNSVFVGLPESEEARVACVYEAPSDRDSISQMATLMGFTPDEEYFAFQRSLNFDEKVAAASLPFPEAANIFNRPEVHRAVIAGGGGIACARDMAKIYAMLAQEAQWKGKRYLSTETLQRSILPTNEPGAIDRSLRIPIIYGLGWMLGHLARGASLRTFGHPGKGGQTCLADLDRELSFSFLNTGQKDYVEFAKFSTELVSLAFDACR
- a CDS encoding tetratricopeptide repeat protein, coding for MIMKHALLIFCSWWFNLAAAHASADPEFGIRLFNDKQWTSAQQFFESFTAKHPTDAIGAFYLGRTLFEQQQYEGAVEWLEKATLIDSVNSQYHLWLGRAYGYSAQRASILWQFPLARKVKIHFEKAIELDPDNIDARADLTEYYLKAPRILGGGKEKAEAQAHEISRRNLQEGLRAWRMIAAESAQEYVHAEQEQQPLEQETTAEKGVLP
- a CDS encoding alpha/beta hydrolase → MSITHNYVQTNGIRMHVAEAGSGFPVLLCHGFPELWYSWRHQLTALADAGFRAIAPDQRGYGETDAPQPIDAYSIHHLVGDLTGLLDALEIDKAVIVGHDWGGLVVWQMALLAPQRVAGVVGVNTPFFPRLPISPLTAMRATSQGNFHYILYFQEPGVAEAELERDVRRSLRGFYQGPNREAMELLRNTPLGVFGPAGGGLLDRLPDAPHGNFLTPEDFGVFANAFTKSGFRGGLNWYRNFDRNWETTAYLNNAKVLQPALMVTAELDVVLRPELAVGMDRWVPNLRRTVLIEGSGHWTQQEKPDAVNAALLEFLREFLGTR
- a CDS encoding enoyl-CoA hydratase/isomerase family protein, encoding MATYEHILVDRQDGIVTLTLNHPENLNAMSAEMGDEVTALVHSLKDDNSARVLVLTGAGRAFCAGGTKSNLQSRTTAGSKQSAPKVFYKKFLALRQLEIPTIAAINGPAVGAGFCVALACDMRVVAANARMGLNFVRLGIHPGMAGTYTTPRIVGMAKACEVIFTGKLYTGEEAFAMGLVNRVVPQEKVMDEAMSLAREIATNSAPIAVRLAKRALYRNDADLLEAAIEVESEYQAYTWTTEDAKEGITAMTEKRAPKFQGK
- the minE gene encoding cell division topological specificity factor MinE — encoded protein: MAESCTVSVNCSSGDNIMAWGDLVQRFFGTRGSKDEAKGRLQIVLAYDRLGLSADQMEALRRDIMETINRHVAIDTERVKIDFLQQHPAAVMIEAPVRAKRTSGEEGKPTEEAKQETKQEEKQEVTTS